From the Scomber japonicus isolate fScoJap1 chromosome 8, fScoJap1.pri, whole genome shotgun sequence genome, the window GTAGTAGCCCGTGGTATTTTGGGACCAGGTATTCGTGAAGCTGTAGGGATTTTAGAGCTAGCAGGCGAGACACTTGTGCTTGTTGTCTTGGCAGTTTTACTTCTGGCTGCAGATATGACAGCCGTGCGTATAGTCTTGGCTGTACCAGAGGATGGGCTGTGGGCAGTGTGAGGCTGAGAGGAAACCTGAGTCTCAGAGTTTGGGGCAACTCGTTTGGACACGCGGAGAGGAATTCCCCTGATGAAGGCTGGCTGGGTGTTGCCTGAGACTTTCTCAGGCAGAGATCTGTCTGAGGCCCGACGGATCAGAGCGGACTTTCCTGGAGTCTGTGGCTCACTTACAGTTTGTGTCCTCTCGCGTGCGCTATTACTTCGTTTCACATCTGCCTGGACAGCAGCGGGCCGCGTGACAGGAGATGAGCGCATGGATATGCTGCGAGGAGCAGACAGACGGCTAGGAGTGTGTGGGTTTGTTGGGGCTGAGGTTCCATTTGAACGCTCAGTTTTAGAGCGCACCCTGGGAATGCCTGTACTATTGGAAGGTCCTGCACGTGACACGATTCCCCTCTTGGCCCCTATCCCACTACGCACAGGGTTCTTTAAATTTCGAGTCTCCTCCTTTGATGTGGGAGAAGCTGGAGTTGACCCCTCTCGAAAgtcaccctccctctctttcctccacttGGAGCACAGGCTTGGCGTAGGTCTTGGGAGTGGTGATGTTAGGGGAGACAAAGCATCATAGGATCGCAGGCCTTTCACCAGAGTGTGGCACTCCAGTGTTTCACCCACACGGGAGTATGACCTTGCAAACTCCCTGTCAGGACTTGCTAAGTCAGAGTACTCTCCAGACTGTGACTGGCTAAACTCTGGTAGACTGGAAGGCATCCAGCTCTCCTCTACAGGTGTTGATGCCTCTTCTGTTTCCGTCTGCTTTGTTAGAGCTTCATCAGGTAAAGGCATCACAGTACTTGTAATGGTGGGTGTCCCTCTGTTCTGTGGTTGTAACTCTGCTTTATCTGGAGCATTTATGGATGATTGTGATTGGCTCTCAGATCTCTGGTACCTGAGCGACCCAGCTCTGCTGTCACTATGAGAAAGAATTCCACTTTCATTAATGGTCTTAGGAGCAGACTTATCAATACAAGATTTATTAGAATTACTCTGAAGGGGATGACTGTTGTCTGTCAGTGGCAGGCCAAAGCGTTGTCTGTGAGTGGAAAGCTGGCTTTGAACACACAGGGCAGATGTATCAGTGTTTATAGCAGCAGAGTTTGTACAGGGACCGGGTGAAGATTCAGTGTTCATCGAAGTCATGTGTTCACGTGACATCTTTTCAAGTCTACATGTTTCTGTTGGCTTCAGTTGGTCTTGTAGCACATATGATATGCTCTCTGGCCCTTCTTGCTTGACTGTGAAGCTACGTCCATGTTGAGAATGACTAAATGAAGCTTCCATACTGTGGTTGGCTGCTTGGTATTGGGGCTGAGACTTGCTCCTTCTACCCAGAACATTTCCTTGAATGGGGGAACATGTGCGATCCATCTCTGGAGAACTACAAAGCACAGTGGTTGTCTCATGGTCAGAGGAGCTATTAGAGTGATAACTGTTCGACGTCGGGCTGCTACCCAGCTCAGGGAAGATCTTGGGTATCGATGAGATATGGAGATGGGCGTCGCTTTGTAGGTGGTGGGAGTGTCTGCGGGAGTCAGAGCTTCTCAGGCTACGACGACTCCAAGTGTAGCTCAAGTTCTTCTCCAGGATTTTCTCCAGCTCGTCTTGGTTCTCCTGGACATGGGGCTCTCTGGTGGCAAGATTGAAACTCAAGTCCAGCCCCGTACAAACAGCTAATGAGCGACGCTTTGCCCCAATCTCACGCTGACGTTCCAGCCGTTTCTGCTCCTTCAGCTCCCGCTCTGCATTCTCCTGGTGACAAAGGTCAGAATCATTTGTCAGTGAGGTTAGTACTGAGTTCAACATATGTGTCtaattcaaacatttatatatCAATCGATCTAACCTGGACAGCTTTTTGGAAGCGGAGGCAAAACGAATTGAAGACCCTGCAAGCCTCCTCGAGTTTGAAAGTGCTATCATCCTCACAGAAGAACTCCACCAAAGCCTGACTTGACATCTTCATGCCCTCCACCTCATCCTCTGCCTCCTTCAACCGCTCCTCAGCCACCTGCACACAGATGGAAAGATACACTTTAGAGTCACCTTTTCCACTTCACATCTGTCTTCACATCGGTCTTCTACCAATGTATTTTCTTTCACAAAATACACGTAACATTTTGAATCAGATACTGGCTTGTGTGTTAAAATTTAGTTGAAGAGTGAGTACATCAAAACAATGTATGTTATACTGTACCTCCAGGAAAAGTTGCGTATGCTGCTGAATCTCAGCATCAGTCTGGATGTTTGCCTTGAGCGCCACCACTCTGCTTTTTAACTTCGATAAGTCCTCCAGCACAGACTCCTCACTcaacctgaaaaacaaaaaaggcatATAACACACAATAGTATTTAgaactgtaaagaaaaaaaacaattcctgcTCATAGCAGCTGGGTGCCTTTTTCCTGACACACGAATGTCTTAATTCACTTTATACTTGTTTTAGACTTGTATATTTGCTGAGACACAAATGCTATCTGAAATGATGGGATCTGGGTTTTGGGAACAGACTGACCTGGAGGCGGGGCCAACATGGCCTAGTTGGCTGGGAAATGACAGTAAACTCTGGTCCTTTTTCACAGCTTCCTGTGGCGACAAACACAAACTATTATCCAGCTATTGTTCCAAAAGATGCAACATGTCATTTGATAAGACTGACAAAAATCATATGCTCTGTGAAACAGTCTGGCTTGAGGGGCTGTTCTGTAAACACTGCGCAGCCAGACACAATTGTTTCTTGCAGAATGTCTATCAACACTTTAGCATTTTTCCCAAAACTCAACTGACTTTAATTCACATTTGACTAACAACTCTAATTTAATCCCTGCTTTGTTTATACTAtttacttccttctctttctattGTATATCAAAATTTCAGATCTTACCATAGCTACAAAATGCAGCAGATTCATGCCCGGTTTGTTGGCTTTGGTGTCAGCCAGTTTGAGGAGTGATGAAATTCGGAAACCAGCAGCATTCCCTGAATATCCACCCTGAGAAACCATGTGCAAGGTCAGAATATCATATGCATACTCACACAACATGTGACAACTTTAAACAAACAACGATACAAAACCCAGGTGCGCAGTCAGAGTGACGCCACTGAACACACACCAGACCCCAAGCAACTGGTGCATTGTGCACAGATAAAAAGGGCCAATTTTGCTTTGTCaggttaaagaaaagaaaaaagaaaataaagaagcaCTCACGGCATTCATATAGTTCCCTGCTTTCAGCACCAAACGAAGGATGGAGTGCAATTCAGGACAGCTCAGCAGTTCTAGGAGAGTCAAAGACAAAGATTCAATATTGTGCTTCAGGGTTGAAACACAATGAGCAGTGTATACAGCTGACAGCAAGGTCTTAAAATGAGTCAGCAACTGTTTTGAAGAACTGGCACTCTGGCACAACTATATTTTCATACAAAAAATGTGATAGCAGGTTTCTCCTGAGTCAGAAAGTTGATCTGAGCTGCAGATTAATTCTAGATAGGAGCATTTAAACTGACCTAGATCTTTATAGTGGTGGAATACACAACTCCCTGCTGTTACTTTACCTCTGGCCGCCTCCCTCAGACATCTGGCtgccacacacagagaggtcaCAGCTGGGTCAAACTCTTGTTGCAGGATCATGGCATCCAAACGTAGCCGAAAACTaatggaagaggaaagagaaggacagatggatgaatgCACAGGCAGAGGGGAGTGATGATGGACACAAAAAGATGATCCTGATCAGTCCTCACTTAAATAAGCGTCATTACAAAGAGAAGCATGTGAACAACAAATGTTTCAGCACAACATACAGATAAACAGTGCAGTTCTCAagccagaaaaaaaactaaaatcgAGCTGGTAAAACAAAGTATCTGTACTGGGAACATGCTTGGTAATTATATCCAATCCATGGCTATGGTGAGGTATACCTGGGGACTTCCACCAGCAGCAGAATGAAAAGATCAGGTTCTCCAAGCCAGCTACGCTCCCCACTGAACTTCCTCAGGCGAGCTTCCTGAAAGGGAACAGATGCTGAGTCAAATCTGGAAAGCGATATGGAATATTGAAACCAACATGCCGTTCACAGTCAGCTCCAATATCTTTAACCGCACTGCTCCGGAAACAAACCACATTATATGACATGGTGTAATGGCAAACTTCTGATCATCCTAACCAGAGCCAGATGATGGGTAAGAGGAGGATgggggaggggaagagaggaggggtaGTCCctgttgtatttgtgtgacAGAAAAGGCACTTTACCTCCTCATTGTCAGGCAGCAGTTTGCAGAGCTCTGCGAGCTTCTCTGCTCCGTAACGACCCCCAGCACCATGCCTTATATCCTCAACTATCTCCTTTGCAGGCCTGTGGAAAAATGACAACAGACACACTGTAAGCATGACATCATTTTCAACACATGATGGAGCCATCTTGGATAGACCAGCAGTGGTGTCCTACAGTTTTCAGCCTGAGAAAAGGCACTTCGCACCCACCCTCATCCCATGTTATGAGCGGTATCAGCTCTTTGTTTTGCCATGATCACACAATATTAAGGCTTATCCTGTTCTTATCAGCCACAGTGTTGAGGAAAGAGTGCTGGTCGACGCCACACTGGCGACGCCACACTGGCGACGCAAAGTTGCGTCCCCATTGGACAAATAAAAGGCAGACGCACACAGAAAACGTCTGAAGGGCCTCTGGGTGTCAAGGTGAAAGATCAGAAACTGAGCTGGCTGACTGTTTGATCTCTGGCTTACTTCCTCCCAGTGACACATCTGTCCTTTACTCCAGCAGCTTTCCATTATcagctcatcacacacacacacacacacacacacacacacacacacgcacacacactaatactCCATTATGAGCATGCTATTTTACATTTGTAAATATTCACTTCCATATCTAAATTGTTCAAAGAATTCAGGAAAATGTAAGTTGGAATGAGAATAAATCATTTTCAGGTACTCACTTTAAAACATGATCAACTTTTTACCGGATGAAACAGCATAATGAGACGATACTGAAGTGCCTACGGGGGCACTGGTATCTGATAATacaaaactggatttttttaaaactacaccCACATTTAAATAGTAGATCTATTTCTGTTTAAAACAGAGGACTGTAGAGGAGGGTTTAGAGGGCAAATAAGTTCCCAACAAGATAAATGTTTGTATAGAAGACGCTCTTTTCACATAATAGCTTTTCCTACAAGTCCTGACAAATCCATCTCTTCAGTTGAGACCCGCACAATTGAGTCTCCATGAACATTTCATGCACACGTGGAGGCATGACAATACAGCACCTCAGCACTTCCTTTCCCCTTTATTTCTACCAGCAATGGTTGAATGTCATAATTACCAACATCAAAAAGGTAATTTGAATGATTCAGACATCATAGTGTAAGTGTGCTTTAATAACTATAAAACAGCCCTATTCATTAGGAGTAATGCAGCTTTGTTTGAGTTTGGCAAACATGCAAAAGAGGCTTTAAGGGATGGATGAATATAAAAGGCCACCAGTGGGGTCTCTGTCTGTAGGGGGTAGCTTTACCATTAGACACTCTTTAAGGGCATCAGCAGGTGTCAACTCTTGACTCCTAGGGCTATACCCGGACACTTACCCACCACCCACATTTAAGACGCTAAGTCCAGCTGCTCAGAGTACACCCTCCCCTGCACCTGCCATCCTGTCTCCCAATGAGTCCTCACACTTCTGACACAAACTGTGCACCCTGCGCATCCATCTTTGATATATGGCCACATGCTCCTGTACTGTTCCCCTGGGCACAGTTGAACACACTTCTGTTTCCTGCTCTTGAGCTACTTTCAGTTTTGACTGATGGCGACCTCAAGGAAATGCAAAAACCATATAGACCTGAAAATGGTCAGATTGTTAGTGCTGTaagtaatttttttaatcattgattAACTGATATATAATTTAGtccatgaaatgaaaaaatatgacaaaatgtgACAGAAGTTCATCATATTTTCTCAGAGCGCAATGTAAGTGTTTCTAATATTGCTTTGTCTGACCAATTGTTCAATACCTGAAGATCCTCAATTTACAGTGATATTAGAGCTGCAAAGACAAGTCTATTcattgatcaacagaaaatcacaGCAACTATTTTTATAACTGATTAaatattttagtctttttataagcaaaaaatagaaaaacctCTCTGGTTCCAACTTCTTAAATTTaagttttcctgtttttcttcaaCACATAACAGTCAATTGAATATCTTTACTTcctggactgttggttggacaaaacaagtaaATTGATTGTCCTCACACTGAGCTTAAAGAATTTATGAATTGCATTA encodes:
- the fhdc2 gene encoding FH2 domain-containing protein 1, with translation MLINLTVAIKESRAFHGTLPALPTTASDAVEVTAMDSCPVLVTPPPPARAPPPPPPPPPPPPPPPPLPPPPASSSPFSREDSARRSRLRKLNWERIPKEKVEGRKSVWTGAAPGEDEFPIDLHSLDELFGQKDSKPQDRTSTLRRRSALLRSRSPQDSSEEISLLDSKRSMNIGIFLRQFKTPAKEIVEDIRHGAGGRYGAEKLAELCKLLPDNEEEARLRKFSGERSWLGEPDLFILLLVEVPSFRLRLDAMILQQEFDPAVTSLCVAARCLREAARELLSCPELHSILRLVLKAGNYMNAGGYSGNAAGFRISSLLKLADTKANKPGMNLLHFVAMEAVKKDQSLLSFPSQLGHVGPASRLSEESVLEDLSKLKSRVVALKANIQTDAEIQQHTQLFLEVAEERLKEAEDEVEGMKMSSQALVEFFCEDDSTFKLEEACRVFNSFCLRFQKAVQENAERELKEQKRLERQREIGAKRRSLAVCTGLDLSFNLATREPHVQENQDELEKILEKNLSYTWSRRSLRSSDSRRHSHHLQSDAHLHISSIPKIFPELGSSPTSNSYHSNSSSDHETTTVLCSSPEMDRTCSPIQGNVLGRRSKSQPQYQAANHSMEASFSHSQHGRSFTVKQEGPESISYVLQDQLKPTETCRLEKMSREHMTSMNTESSPGPCTNSAAINTDTSALCVQSQLSTHRQRFGLPLTDNSHPLQSNSNKSCIDKSAPKTINESGILSHSDSRAGSLRYQRSESQSQSSINAPDKAELQPQNRGTPTITSTVMPLPDEALTKQTETEEASTPVEESWMPSSLPEFSQSQSGEYSDLASPDREFARSYSRVGETLECHTLVKGLRSYDALSPLTSPLPRPTPSLCSKWRKEREGDFREGSTPASPTSKEETRNLKNPVRSGIGAKRGIVSRAGPSNSTGIPRVRSKTERSNGTSAPTNPHTPSRLSAPRSISMRSSPVTRPAAVQADVKRSNSARERTQTVSEPQTPGKSALIRRASDRSLPEKVSGNTQPAFIRGIPLRVSKRVAPNSETQVSSQPHTAHSPSSGTAKTIRTAVISAARSKTAKTTSTSVSPASSKIPTASRIPGPKIPRATTAAPLWR